In the genome of Populus nigra chromosome 19, ddPopNigr1.1, whole genome shotgun sequence, the window TAAGAACTGATTTGGCAAATGGGTTTGAGGTAAATTTGGATTATGTTGAAGAAACTTGGTAGTTAGCACTGTGAACAAATTGTTAAATATGTTTCGTTTAAAAAGATAGAAGTAAAGATTAAGATTTGATCATTTAAGAACTCATTTGgtaaaataatttcttgtttGCTGGTGTTGTTAGGTGGTGGGAGAATCACGGAGGAAGGAGGAGTATTTCTGTTTTCCTGAACACTATTGTGCctgttattcatttttttatgacattGTCAACAGAGGAGAACAACTTTGTGTAagagttcttttttctttttttttcttattaatcatTTCAGTTTGTTGGAACCACTTTTCTATAATGTTTTATGATTAACTCTTTCATTTCTTGAATCCATTTCAGTGTAAGCATCAATTAGCTGCAAGACTTGCAGCAGCATTAGGAGCGTTCATTGATGTTAAAGTGTCCGATGAGCAACTGGCTCTCTTACTCATCAAACTATAACGTGTGGAGATGGAAGGGATCTGactttaaaaaagaagatgTATGGTCCAAGAGAATTGTAGcaaaagtttttattaatttcgtaGGCTTCTGACTTTGGAAGCAACTACCAGCAATGAAATTCTACAACTACTTCCGGGAGATGAAATAATAGATCACTAATTCGGTTGAGCTTTGCAACTTACTGTACCACAAAATCTTTCAGAATTCCATAATCAGGTCTACTTCTCAACAAGCGATGCAATATTAGCTTTGATCCTTTACTGATGCAACGATGGCCATACTCGGAACTCTGGCTCTGGTGCTGCAAACGATTATGTACATTTCAGTCAAGATCAAACAGGCTTTAGTATAATTTAGATTTAGGAGACTCTGGCACcacatttcatttcattttgatCTTGATTTATAGAAAGTGTCATTCCCCGTTGGCATTCATGGATTACATTAAATTTATGTCATTCTTGTGTTGTCATTGTAAACTCAAGAATCTAACTTGTTTCCACGGTTTGATCTTTTGGTAATATTTGCACCTTGACTTGAAATGATgcttaaaatatcttaaatgtTGCATGCTATCAGGTGCAATCATAAAAAGGACAACCATTGAACTTGCACGATGTTTATGCCCCACCAATGTTGTTTTATACTTTGTAGTTGTTGTTCTATTGCATATAATAGATCTTCACATCTTTAGTCATGttgagtttctttttctttcattttcattagATTAGATGTTCATGAAAAATGCAATGCACGGTGAATCATCAATGCTATTAATGAACGGATCATTTTTACATGTTAAGCAAATAATGTCTAGCCCCACTTTGAAAATTGTCTCAAAAGCATCACTAATCAGAGACGATTTGAATCACTGATGTTATCCATGAACAGTTCAATGATACATGTTCAGCAGATGTGTAAACGCCACATTTGAAATTGTCCCATATGCATGCTAATGCCAGTTGATTTGAATTGTGTTAGTGATCTGTTGTCTCGGTAGCTCAATGTTACATGTTCTCCAATTATGTAACCCAAAGAGCTATTTCAACATTTCAGCATTCCTGTGGCGTGCGAAATAAACGATGGGGTTTGTTGGGAATGGAATGGGCCAGGTCTAGACTCTAGCCTGGTATCGGGGTACAAAACTGCTGACCGAGAAGAATCTACTTGGTCGTTGTTTCCGGCACCCCCACAATAGAAAAATAACTGGTTACAAGCTTGCAAAACATTATGAAAATGTCGTCTTCTCATCACGTTATCAAAAACTGGTGTAACCTGGAAGGCTTACAAAATGTTGGGATGAACATCCTTTGAGGATTTCTGAAAATGCTTGGCAAAGGCTCTAaatcccttttgttttgttaatcaTGTCCCATTGAACTGCATCTCCCTTGTCTCATGTTGCTCTTGCTTTGCCTGTATTTTGATGGCTAAAGTGCCAAGTAACACAATGCTCCCTCATCAGTATGTCCattaatacaacaacaacaacaaggatTAAAGTTGCAACAGCAGCAACCATTGGCCCAGTGATAAGagtttgggaccaagaggtttgcttcctctatggtctcagattcgagccctgtggttgctcatatgatggccactggaggcttatatggcc includes:
- the LOC133679742 gene encoding uncharacterized protein LOC133679742; the encoded protein is MSASSLVADTVWKTIESTQSVTEEQLSILHFLFGKNLERATKIVDQRGVKKISGQPSGRSIFQVVGESRRKEEYFCFPEHYCACYSFFYDIVNRGEQLCCKHQLAARLAAALGAFIDVKVSDEQLALLLIKL